Proteins encoded within one genomic window of Bacteroides sedimenti:
- a CDS encoding DUF5106 domain-containing protein, producing MKRTIFLVCICCLIISTGCKEEKKQQVRAKENNEKLFRLPDIPANLTRPNERAGYLAVHYWDSFNFADSSVIKQPDKMEPLFADFIGILPHASYTDASKGIKKLMSRVAENPSLFSNVVGLADKYLYDVNSPMRNEEFYIPFLESIVDSKVMDEPHKIRFRYQLTMALKNRPDSIATDFTYTLASGTKNSLSKIGSEYTLLFFNNPDCGICGEFREKIIASSVITSMQHSSKNGMKRLTVLSMYTEDDLKFWRKQLWKNPSGWICGYDEKNEIRNHGLYDLKKIPTIYLLDKEKKVVLKDASPEIVMEYFSKKTES from the coding sequence ATGAAGAGAACTATTTTCTTAGTGTGCATATGTTGTTTGATTATATCAACCGGATGTAAGGAAGAAAAAAAACAACAAGTCCGGGCAAAAGAGAACAACGAAAAGCTTTTCAGACTGCCCGATATTCCTGCAAACCTAACACGACCCAATGAACGTGCCGGGTATCTAGCAGTACATTATTGGGATAGTTTTAATTTTGCAGACTCGTCAGTAATTAAGCAACCCGATAAGATGGAACCTCTCTTTGCCGATTTTATTGGCATTTTGCCTCACGCAAGCTATACAGATGCATCTAAGGGGATTAAAAAACTGATGTCTCGGGTTGCAGAAAATCCATCTTTATTTTCAAACGTTGTTGGACTGGCCGATAAATATCTGTATGATGTCAATTCTCCTATGCGAAATGAGGAATTTTACATTCCGTTCCTGGAGTCGATAGTTGACTCCAAGGTAATGGATGAGCCTCATAAAATACGTTTTCGCTATCAACTGACAATGGCTCTTAAGAATCGTCCGGATAGCATTGCAACTGATTTTACTTACACACTTGCTTCAGGTACGAAGAATTCTCTTTCAAAGATTGGCAGCGAGTATACACTGCTCTTCTTTAATAATCCTGATTGTGGAATTTGCGGAGAGTTTCGCGAGAAGATTATTGCTTCTTCGGTTATAACATCCATGCAGCACTCTTCGAAGAACGGGATGAAAAGGCTTACAGTGCTTTCCATGTATACAGAAGACGATCTGAAGTTCTGGAGAAAACAATTATGGAAGAATCCTTCCGGGTGGATATGCGGTTACGATGAAAAGAATGAAATTCGCAACCATGGGCTATACGACTTGAAGAAGATACCGACAATATATCTGTTGGATAAAGAAAAAAAAGTGGTGCTGAAAGATGCATCTCCTGAAATTGTGATGGAGTATTTCAGCAAAAAAACTGAGTCCTGA
- a CDS encoding DUF4382 domain-containing protein, with translation MKRLKLFFGFLLFVGAGILINSCSKEDAVKGTTQVGFYLTDAPSLKGFKAVKIDVQEVKYIINDSAEVNLPITPAIYNLMDLTNGKNLLLSNVVLNEGEHISQVRLVLGDNNLVELSDGTEVKIKAPSAQTSGLKVNIQEQVITTSGYAVMIDFDAERSIVSKGNGGYSLKPVIRGYVVQNTSAVFGHILPKDVPFKVFTVVGTDTIATISDVTRDNFFMLHGLKSGSYKLEFQSGTLYTTMNVSLIGGTDKDLGTVEIK, from the coding sequence ATGAAAAGGTTGAAATTGTTTTTTGGATTTTTGCTCTTTGTTGGAGCAGGAATATTAATTAATTCGTGTAGCAAAGAAGATGCTGTAAAAGGTACCACTCAAGTAGGTTTTTATCTTACGGATGCACCTTCTCTCAAAGGATTCAAAGCTGTGAAGATTGATGTTCAGGAAGTTAAATATATCATTAATGACAGTGCAGAGGTTAATTTGCCAATAACTCCCGCGATTTATAATCTTATGGATTTAACTAACGGGAAGAATCTTTTGTTATCTAATGTTGTATTAAATGAGGGTGAACATATCTCGCAGGTTCGTTTGGTGCTGGGAGATAATAATTTGGTTGAATTGAGCGATGGTACCGAAGTAAAAATTAAAGCTCCGAGTGCTCAGACCTCAGGACTGAAAGTGAATATTCAGGAGCAAGTCATTACTACTAGCGGATATGCTGTAATGATTGATTTTGATGCAGAAAGATCCATTGTAAGCAAAGGTAACGGTGGATATTCTCTTAAACCTGTCATCAGAGGATATGTGGTGCAAAATACATCAGCTGTTTTTGGTCATATTCTACCGAAAGATGTTCCATTCAAAGTATTTACTGTTGTGGGAACTGATACCATTGCTACGATTTCTGATGTAACAAGAGATAACTTTTTTATGCTTCACGGTTTGAAATCAGGAAGTTATAAATTGGAATTTCAGAGTGGTACACTGTATACAACAATGAATGTCAGTCTTATTGGTGGAACAGATAAAGATCTTGGTACTGTGGAAATTAAATAA
- a CDS encoding FecR family protein has translation MKEVDIISVLERISSDENAFLSQEEETQLREAFSQIPLLDETPADDLLNEMEFELFSKSIIFAKSEKKIVHWRRYLSIAALLAILFGCGLWIQNQEMRYATGSNERLSFVLPDHSEVRLNENSSAEYNKFFFLFKKRINMQGEAYYVVTKGKQFSVETPKHQISVLGTRFMVSEKEHFDVICYEGKVMVESLDGKERKLLTKGKCFISDEIIPENEPMWVSQKYVFNNAPLTYVVEALEKEYKISIQNKSVCRGQFFTGSFPEQNLEVALNIVLAPYNMSWKMVKPGIYRVDAN, from the coding sequence ATGAAAGAGGTGGATATTATAAGTGTTTTAGAAAGAATTTCGTCAGACGAAAATGCTTTCTTGTCTCAGGAAGAAGAGACTCAGCTAAGAGAGGCTTTCTCCCAGATTCCGCTACTGGATGAAACTCCTGCAGATGATTTACTGAATGAAATGGAATTCGAATTGTTCAGCAAAAGCATAATCTTTGCAAAATCAGAAAAGAAAATAGTCCACTGGCGGAGATATTTGTCCATTGCTGCGTTACTGGCAATATTGTTTGGTTGTGGCTTATGGATACAGAATCAGGAAATGAGGTATGCAACGGGCAGCAACGAAAGATTGTCTTTTGTGTTGCCCGACCACTCGGAGGTGAGACTGAATGAGAACAGTTCAGCAGAGTACAATAAGTTCTTTTTTCTATTTAAAAAGAGAATCAACATGCAAGGTGAAGCATATTATGTAGTTACCAAAGGAAAACAGTTCTCGGTTGAGACTCCGAAGCATCAGATATCTGTGTTAGGAACCCGTTTTATGGTATCCGAAAAAGAGCACTTTGATGTAATCTGCTATGAAGGAAAAGTAATGGTGGAAAGCCTGGATGGAAAAGAGAGAAAACTTTTAACCAAAGGTAAGTGTTTTATATCTGATGAAATTATTCCAGAGAACGAACCAATGTGGGTAAGTCAGAAATATGTCTTCAACAACGCTCCACTAACGTATGTAGTTGAGGCTTTGGAAAAGGAATACAAAATATCCATTCAAAACAAGAGTGTTTGCCGGGGACAGTTCTTTACAGGTTCATTCCCCGAACAAAATCTGGAAGTGGCTCTTAATATAGTTCTGGCACCTTATAACATGAGTTGGAAAATGGTTAAGCCCGGAATTTATCGGGTAGATGCAAATTAA
- a CDS encoding RNA polymerase sigma factor, with the protein MQISWNKLRNNDEQEWKSLFRQHASFLYAYGMKFAHNEDLVKDTVQELFISIYEKRNSLNEPAYMRAYLCAGLRNRLINELKKETDIYLDEGDYSFTLYIDDQSADDEEKQYRKIQNLLNKLTNRQREVVYLKYFKGMSNEEIACTLDINKQSVANLLSEAIRQMKKDASFIFFLLLVLRRFFGL; encoded by the coding sequence ATGCAAATATCTTGGAATAAATTGCGAAATAATGATGAACAAGAATGGAAGTCTCTGTTCCGTCAACACGCAAGCTTTCTTTATGCTTACGGAATGAAGTTTGCTCATAATGAAGATTTAGTTAAGGATACTGTTCAGGAATTATTTATTTCAATTTATGAAAAACGCAATTCACTTAACGAACCTGCATATATGCGAGCCTATCTATGCGCAGGATTGAGGAACAGGTTGATAAACGAACTTAAGAAAGAAACTGATATATATTTGGATGAAGGTGATTATTCGTTCACATTATATATTGATGATCAGAGTGCTGATGATGAGGAAAAGCAATACCGAAAAATACAGAACTTGCTTAATAAACTCACAAACAGGCAACGAGAGGTGGTATACCTGAAATACTTTAAGGGGATGTCGAATGAAGAAATAGCCTGTACGTTGGACATAAATAAACAGTCGGTAGCCAATCTTCTTTCAGAAGCAATCAGGCAAATGAAGAAGGATGCTTCTTTTATATTTTTTCTTTTACTTGTTTTACGCAGATTTTTTGGGCTATGA
- a CDS encoding helix-turn-helix transcriptional regulator has product MNLAFNTACFQRMSLKKDEHAEIKTADNSAILFVLSGKVSLSCIDFKNKISEEMLFLAPGSKYELSTEEETELVKCEIVKNVLTKISQWLSPISENQVEEDEVYLTLPVKYNLKKFLEFFQQYYSSGLNTSEIVEWKQEGLFLLLKNSYSKRELTGFFKTILGENMDFKEFVYANYYSVKNLQEFADLAKCSLSVFCRDFKKNFGESAYQWMLKRKSQYVLRDILSTSIPFQELADKYQFSSQAHFTKFCKQRYNLTPRELRSSNENYRMNYQQLLN; this is encoded by the coding sequence ATGAATTTAGCTTTTAATACCGCTTGCTTTCAGCGAATGAGTTTGAAGAAAGATGAACATGCTGAAATTAAAACAGCAGACAACAGTGCTATTCTGTTTGTATTATCAGGAAAGGTTTCACTATCTTGCATTGATTTTAAAAATAAAATTTCAGAGGAAATGTTATTTTTAGCTCCTGGTAGTAAGTATGAGCTATCAACGGAAGAAGAGACTGAGCTGGTAAAATGTGAGATTGTAAAGAATGTTTTGACTAAAATTAGTCAGTGGCTGTCTCCTATATCTGAAAATCAAGTAGAGGAAGACGAGGTATACTTGACTTTGCCAGTGAAGTATAATTTAAAAAAGTTTCTGGAATTTTTTCAACAGTATTACTCTTCTGGTTTAAATACCAGTGAAATTGTTGAATGGAAGCAGGAGGGACTCTTTTTATTATTGAAAAATTCATATTCAAAGAGAGAATTGACAGGTTTCTTTAAAACAATTTTAGGGGAGAATATGGATTTTAAGGAATTTGTGTATGCAAATTACTATTCAGTCAAGAATTTACAGGAATTTGCAGACTTGGCTAAATGTAGTCTGAGTGTTTTTTGTCGAGACTTTAAGAAGAATTTTGGAGAGTCGGCCTATCAGTGGATGTTAAAACGAAAATCACAGTATGTATTGCGAGACATACTTTCTACTTCTATTCCTTTTCAAGAATTGGCAGATAAGTATCAGTTTTCTTCGCAAGCACACTTTACAAAGTTTTGTAAACAGCGATATAATCTAACGCCGAGAGAACTGAGAAGCAGTAATGAGAATTATAGGATGAATTATCAGCAATTATTGAATTAA
- a CDS encoding DUF3575 domain-containing protein, which produces MIRIKFLFLLCIFISGFSLDNYAQNSKKTKTLTEIFQIISKKKKVNINYNPSVANRIHIADVTSEKDVVGALNRFLVDYDLEIKSAGPAYLYVSPLQKFVLQGIVVDEQSLKPIPCTIIMDGKKTVTTTSGGKFSFSLSKGTYRIAIKEKAFYPKVVSISLSSPRNMVIKLKKKEQKADPPVVLKPAKEEKKLQVSAISYPLPDSVLALQPFIPDSLPHFFIGYHPSDSLPKDKFIDFALKFNLIMWAKGITNIAFEKKITENVTAEILLGIKPIRYDEKENSMSYVIQPEIKFWFLRSFKGFFIGYHTYYAHYGAGDIIFPFLRKGVSENNRYAGYLYGMGASCGYYWPISKHWNLEAVAGAGYIHMAYDKTLLNNSMNKKGRFDYNYFGLTKAAINLIYTF; this is translated from the coding sequence ATGATAAGAATAAAGTTTCTCTTTTTACTGTGTATTTTTATTTCAGGCTTTTCTCTCGATAATTACGCCCAAAATAGTAAGAAAACAAAAACACTTACTGAAATCTTCCAGATCATCAGTAAGAAGAAAAAAGTTAATATAAACTATAATCCAAGTGTTGCCAACCGCATTCATATTGCTGACGTAACTTCCGAGAAAGATGTTGTTGGAGCGCTAAATCGTTTTCTGGTTGATTATGACCTGGAGATTAAAAGTGCCGGCCCCGCTTATTTGTATGTTTCACCACTGCAAAAATTTGTTTTGCAAGGAATAGTGGTGGATGAGCAATCTTTGAAGCCAATTCCATGCACTATTATAATGGATGGAAAAAAAACAGTCACAACTACTTCAGGTGGGAAGTTTAGTTTCTCTTTAAGTAAAGGAACATACAGAATTGCTATTAAAGAGAAAGCTTTTTATCCTAAAGTTGTTTCCATATCTCTGTCTTCTCCTCGAAATATGGTCATAAAACTGAAAAAGAAGGAACAAAAGGCAGACCCCCCTGTAGTTTTGAAACCAGCGAAAGAGGAGAAAAAACTGCAAGTTTCTGCTATTAGTTATCCTTTGCCCGATTCTGTCTTAGCATTGCAGCCTTTTATTCCCGATTCCTTGCCACATTTTTTCATCGGTTATCATCCTTCTGATAGTTTGCCAAAGGATAAATTTATCGATTTTGCACTCAAATTTAACCTTATTATGTGGGCGAAGGGCATCACGAACATTGCATTCGAAAAGAAAATAACCGAGAATGTTACGGCAGAAATTCTGTTGGGTATAAAGCCTATAAGGTATGACGAAAAAGAGAACTCAATGTCTTATGTAATTCAACCGGAAATAAAATTCTGGTTCTTGCGCAGTTTTAAAGGATTCTTCATAGGGTACCATACCTATTATGCTCATTATGGTGCAGGAGATATCATCTTTCCATTTCTGCGAAAAGGGGTTTCTGAAAATAACCGGTACGCTGGATATTTATATGGAATGGGAGCCTCATGCGGCTACTATTGGCCGATAAGTAAGCACTGGAACCTGGAAGCTGTTGCCGGAGCAGGATATATTCACATGGCATACGATAAAACACTATTGAATAATTCGATGAATAAAAAGGGGCGTTTTGATTATAACTATTTCGGTCTGACAAAGGCTGCGATTAATTTAATTTATACCTTTTAA